A genomic segment from Stegostoma tigrinum isolate sSteTig4 chromosome 1, sSteTig4.hap1, whole genome shotgun sequence encodes:
- the LOC125455411 gene encoding FAST kinase domain-containing protein 5, mitochondrial yields MAAVLWRKLLRRICDRRTYLKPSGYGEVRNPEKKVKGVNNKQGARYGQTTFCLSKDASGLVDYKINSNPAAYSSTKRRPKQNVSNELDDYSDDLSLLPENIPSNVGIKRVCNTYTVTCSRRLSSVRNTLLELANNKSDELQYTAGQWPANSKQKQDMDIVEIYDTKEDPRGFQKLRDAYKDLCFDSSEQSESLSVEEGQKILRDVSFLKSSLTPENIVDFFCRLSRLPGEQQTAVKADSRFAMLCRYSVDNRAAFALPELLQLFEAVVRLRVSSPHTLLKSYESEFCHRVWDMGFNQLLLVADLWRCLGRGAPHYMEILLSYTALRWKELTMPQLVQLLYVIGENRRAPHELMQKLETLLSAHLEQMNLEEVGAVCLGFFKSKNGLSEQLMKQIGDKVATRMGDISNYSLVNVMKMFRYTHVDHLPFLQRLGEVVPQRIPSIGTQGVMHIVLACASLHFREERLLEAAASKLPSKVHYCRSKDIAKYLWTFSSLNYEPENAEVFFSSLTEQMHRKMHEFQRFPEHFLTSLLGLAFTGRFSHHLIDFALSPPFVQLATIESPFELKKDLFTLDGTVAIECHDYSGHRLPLHLQQEVSQMLWDFAKQDICVKPEVLEAAGLLQVMLGGPQFVKNHLILPHTRSADLEVHFDASGQPLPLNLEALSEKAQKLEFKFSGVPVTGKLISQLAKCRAGSSTLKGQPDHVAERKAVRTTQNVLRTGVEGGVHSGLNLKLFQSGVPLTDGLLNSLTNTKIPIEKAASQPQGTSEIRKLAIQVSNRNQYCYGTHILLGLHSMKRRQLVKAGYVVVELPHWEWFPLLKRTRSEKLSYLHQKLYSSLD; encoded by the coding sequence ATGGCAGCTGTCCTCTGGCGGAAGCTGCTCAGAAGAATCTGCGACCGTCGAACATATTTAAAACCCAGTGGGTATGGTGAAGTGAGAAACCCTGAAAAAAAGGTAAAGGGAGTTAATAACAAGCAAGGTGCAAGGTATGGCCAGACCACCTTCTGCTTGTCCAAGGATGCCTCTGGGTTAGTGGACTATAAAATTAATTCTAACCCAGCAGCTTACAGCAGCACCAAAAGGAGGCCAAAGCAGAATGTTTCCAATGAGCTGGATGATTACAGTGATGATTTGTCCCTTTTACCGGAAAATATTCCATCCAACGTGGGAATTAAACGAGTGTGTAACACCTATACAGTGACATGCTCTCGCCGCCTGTCCAGTGTCAGGAACACTCTGCTGGAACTGGCCAACAATAAATCTGATGAGCTGCAGTACACCGCTGGTCAGTGGCCTGCCAACTCAAAGCAGAAGCAGGACATGGACATTGTAGAGATCTACGACACGAAAGAGGACCCTCGTGGCTTTCAGAAACTTAGGGATGCTTACAAGGATCTCTGTTTTGACAGCTCAGAGCAGAGTGAGTCACTATCTGTGGAAGAGGGCCAGAAGATTCTGCGTGATGTCTCCTTCCTGAAGAGTAGCCTGACCCCAGAGAATATTGTGGATTTTTTCTGTCGGCTCAGCAGGCTGCCAGGTGAACAGCAAACAGCGGTAAAGGCAGATTCTCGGTTTGCAATGCTCTGCCGGTACAGCGTCGACAACCGGGCTGCATTCGCGTTGCCGGAGCTCCTCCAGCTTTTCGAAGCCGTGGTCCGCCTTCGGGTTTCCTCACCCCACACGCTGCTGAAGAGCTATGAGTCAGAGTTCTGCCACCGTGTGTGGGACATGGGGTTCAACCAGCTCCTGTTGGTGGCTGACCTGTGGCGCTGTCTGGGACGTGGAGCACCGCACTACATGGAGATCCTGCTCAGCTATACAGCGCTGCGGTGGAAGGAGCTGACCATGCCACAGCTTGTCCAACTCCTGTACGTGATCGGGGAGAACCGCCGGGCCCCTCATGAGCTGATGCAGAAGCTGGAGACGCTACTCTCCGCACACTTGGAGCAGATGAACCTGGAGGAAGTAGGAGCCGTCTGCCTTGGTTTCTTCAAGTCCAAGAATGGGCTTTCTGAGCAGCTGATGAAACAGATTGGTGACAAGGTGGCCACAAGGATGGGCGACATTAGCAATTACAGCTTGGTAAACGTGATGAAAATGTTCCGTTACACCCATGTGGATCACTTGCCTTTCCTACAGCGGCTAGGAGAAGTGGTGCCACAAAGGATTCCCAGCATCGGCACACAAGGAGTCATGCACATCGTGCTGGCGTGTGCGTCCCTACACTTCCGGGAAGAGCGCCTCCTGGAGGCCGCCGcctccaagctcccctccaaagTGCACTACTGCAGGAGCAAAGACATCGCCAAGTACCTGTGGACTTTCTCCAGTTTGAACTACGAGCCGGAGAACGCTGAGGTCTTCTTCTCCAGCCTGACCGAGCAGATGCACCGCAAAATGCACGAGTTCCAGCGCTTCCCGGAGCACTTCCTCACCAGCCTGCTGGGCCTGGCTTTTACCGGGAGGTTCTCCCACCATCTCATCGACTTTGCTCTGAGCCCACCGTTTGTCCAGCTAGCGACCATAGAGAGTCCCTTCGAATTGAAGAAAGATCTCTTCACGCTGGATGGGACAGTGGCTATCGAGTGCCACGATTACAGTGGGCACCGCCTCCCCCTTCACTTGCAGCAGGAGGTGTCACAAATGCTGTGGGATTTCGCCAAGCAGGACATCTGCGTGAAGCCAGAGGTACTGGAAGCCGCTGGGCTGCTGCAGGTCATGCTGGGCGGCCCGCAGTTTGTCAAGAACCATCTGATACTGCCTCACACCAGGTCGGCTGATCTCGAGGTGCACTTTGACGCCTCCGGCCAGCCGCTGCCACTTAACCTGGAAGCACTGAGCGAAAAGGCACAGAAACTCGAGTTCAAATTCAGCGGCGTTCCTGTCACAGGCAAATTAATTTCCCAACTTGCAAAATGCAGAGCTGGCAGCTCAACATTAAAAGGTCAGCCTGACCATGTGGCTGAGAGAAAAGCTGTAAGGACCACACAAAATGTGCTCAGAACAGGGGTTGAAGGTGGTGTTCATTCAGGGTTGAATCTAAAGCTGTTTCAAAGTGGAGTGCCCCTAACAGATGGTCTTTTAAACTCATTAACTAATACAAAAATTCCGATAGAGAAAGCTGCCAGCCAGCCTCAGGGCACATCAGAGATTAGAAAACTCGCTATTCAGGTATCCAACCGCAATCAGTACTGCTACGGTACCCACATTCTCCTGGGGTTACACAGTATGAAGAGGAGACAGCTAGTTAAAGCTGGCTATGTGGTGGTAGAACTGCCCCACTGGGAATGGTTCCCATTACTCAAACGAACTCGATCCGAGAAACTGTCCTACTTGCACCAGAAACTCTACAGTTCACTGGATTGA
- the ubox5 gene encoding RING finger protein 37 isoform X1, with protein sequence MTLNFCLPHFSPRIQCNKVCADGFEVSNLISADPVKRKCGFRAEYFIKPPVHVTITFPFNVELCKIDIDVSASLQNSSRLDIYTCTTSNKDMTWNGVSTPSSPLADQTFSDGDIFTLVGKGTLKNQSKVSFRHKAFKSRAPFHEFTEHSAVADGTFVQDLWNKGQFSLTNINHLRICISYVSGGSLPCLRRVDIWGQPSRSCPRAVIESAFKVYQKYKTEQSVPLVTQKNVAVTQSNQTQRDNLQPNVNGSSVAHGNVPEEFLDPITSEIMALPMLLPCGKVIDQSTLDKYNQCEATWGRLPNDPFTNVPFSRNSKPVPHSTLKARLDYFLLHTTIPDRAIVGRTHVGFVASSTVKRKSDSPQGIITNPTSEGLNAGISRNSAAMLDCGEKRFKTETERTQDPAQDMAYRFACNIHTTSPVNISSHNWEIVSSLYRPNVFLACPSGAVSHEQRLSQSLDSALTSALNTLPSFTAQQRQDQQQPAAGSISDCAQEWIPASSDKACISCRKSFSAYSQNMVVYRLLCGHLICRVCLSETQKSSTPSCLKCNCAICTSDVVRVHL encoded by the exons ATGACGTTAAACTTCTGTCTCCCGCACTTCAGCCCAAGGATTCAGTGCAATAAG GTCTGTGCTGATGGCTTCGAGGTGAGCAATCTGATATCTGCGGACCCTGTGAAAAGAAAATGTGGATTCCGTGCTGAATACTTCATCAAACCTCCTGTACATGTTACGATTACATTCCCATTTAACGTGGAACTGTGTAAGATTGACATTGATGTGTCAGCCAGCTTGCAAAACTCTTCGAGACTGGATATTTATACATGTACCACATCTAATAAGGATATGACATGGAATGGAGTTTCCACACCCAGCTCTCCACTGGCAGATCAGACCTTTTCTGACGGTGATATTTTTACTTTAGTGGGGAAGGGCACATTGAAAAACCAAAGCAAAGTGTCCTTCAGACATAAAGCTTTTAAATCCAGGGCTCCTTTTCATGAATTTACTGAGCATTCTGCAGTTGCTGATGGTACCTTTGTGCAGGATTTGTGGAATAAGGGTCAGTTTTCACTGACGAATATAAACCACCTCAGGATCTGCATTAGTTATGTGTCAGGTGGAAGTTTGCCCTGCTTAAGGAGGGTGGACATATGGGGCCAACCGTCTCGGTCTTGCCCTCGTGCGGTCATAGAAAGTGCCTTCAAAGTTTATCAGAAATACAAAACTGAACAATCAGTTCCATTAGTTACGCAGAAGAATGTTGCTGTCACACAATCTAATCAAACACAGAGAGACAACCTACAACCAAATGTTAACGGATCTTCAGTGGCTCATGGGAACGTTCCAGAAGAATTTCTGGACCCCATCACTTCTGAGATCATGGCCCTCCCAATGTTGCTTCCCTGTGGGAAAGTGATTGATCAGAGTACTCTGGACAAATACAATCAGTGTGAAGCCACGTGGGGCAGACTTCCAAATGATCCCTTCACAAACGTTCCCTTCAGCCGGAATTCCAAACCAGTCCCTCACTCGACTCTGAAAGCAAGGCTGGATTATTTCCTGCTGCATACCACGATACCGGATCGCGCTATTGTGGGGAGGACTCATGTTGGATTTGTTGCCTCGTCTACAGTGAAGAGAAAATCGGACTCCCCACAGGGCATAATCACAAATCCAACCTCAGAAGGACTAAATGCGGGCATTAGTAGGAACTCTGCTGCGATGCTAGACTGTGGCGAAAAGCGATTCAAAACAGAAACGGAAAGAACGCAGGACCCTGCACAAGATATGG CATATAGATTCGCTTGTAATATCCACACCACCAGCCCAGTTAACATTAGCTCTCACAATTGGGAAATTGTATCTTCACTGTATAGACCAAATGTCTTCCTTGCCTGCCCCTCTG GTGCGGTTTCCCATGAGCAGAGATTGTCACAAAGTCTGGATAGTGCTCTGACTTCTGCCTTAAATACTCTCCCATCCTTCACTGCTCAGCAAAGACAAGACCAGCAACAGCCAGCAGCTGGCAGCATCTCTGACTGCGCACAAG aatGGATTCCAGCCAGTTCTGATAAAGCGTGCATCTCCTGCAGAAAGTCATTCTCTGCATATTCCCAGAACATGGTTGTATACAGACTGCTCTGTGGGCACCTGATCTGCAGAGTTTGTCTGTCAGAGACACAGAAATCTTCAACACCGtcctgtttgaaatgtaactgtGCAATCTGTACTAGTGATGTTGTGCGGGTTCATCTTTAG
- the ubox5 gene encoding RING finger protein 37 isoform X2, whose protein sequence is MTLNFCLPHFSPRIQCNKVCADGFEVSNLISADPVKRKCGFRAEYFIKPPVHVTITFPFNVELCKIDIDVSASLQNSSRLDIYTCTTSNKDMTWNGVSTPSSPLADQTFSDGDIFTLVGKGTLKNQSKVSFRHKAFKSRAPFHEFTEHSAVADGTFVQDLWNKGQFSLTNINHLRICISYVSGGSLPCLRRVDIWGQPSRSCPRAVIESAFKVYQKYKTEQSVPLVTQKNVAVTQSNQTQRDNLQPNVNGSSVAHGNVPEEFLDPITSEIMALPMLLPCGKVIDQSTLDKYNQCEATWGRLPNDPFTNVPFSRNSKPVPHSTLKARLDYFLLHTTIPDRAIVGRTHVGFVASSTVKRKSDSPQGIITNPTSEGLNAGISRNSAAMLDCGEKRFKTETERTQDPAQDMGAVSHEQRLSQSLDSALTSALNTLPSFTAQQRQDQQQPAAGSISDCAQEWIPASSDKACISCRKSFSAYSQNMVVYRLLCGHLICRVCLSETQKSSTPSCLKCNCAICTSDVVRVHL, encoded by the exons ATGACGTTAAACTTCTGTCTCCCGCACTTCAGCCCAAGGATTCAGTGCAATAAG GTCTGTGCTGATGGCTTCGAGGTGAGCAATCTGATATCTGCGGACCCTGTGAAAAGAAAATGTGGATTCCGTGCTGAATACTTCATCAAACCTCCTGTACATGTTACGATTACATTCCCATTTAACGTGGAACTGTGTAAGATTGACATTGATGTGTCAGCCAGCTTGCAAAACTCTTCGAGACTGGATATTTATACATGTACCACATCTAATAAGGATATGACATGGAATGGAGTTTCCACACCCAGCTCTCCACTGGCAGATCAGACCTTTTCTGACGGTGATATTTTTACTTTAGTGGGGAAGGGCACATTGAAAAACCAAAGCAAAGTGTCCTTCAGACATAAAGCTTTTAAATCCAGGGCTCCTTTTCATGAATTTACTGAGCATTCTGCAGTTGCTGATGGTACCTTTGTGCAGGATTTGTGGAATAAGGGTCAGTTTTCACTGACGAATATAAACCACCTCAGGATCTGCATTAGTTATGTGTCAGGTGGAAGTTTGCCCTGCTTAAGGAGGGTGGACATATGGGGCCAACCGTCTCGGTCTTGCCCTCGTGCGGTCATAGAAAGTGCCTTCAAAGTTTATCAGAAATACAAAACTGAACAATCAGTTCCATTAGTTACGCAGAAGAATGTTGCTGTCACACAATCTAATCAAACACAGAGAGACAACCTACAACCAAATGTTAACGGATCTTCAGTGGCTCATGGGAACGTTCCAGAAGAATTTCTGGACCCCATCACTTCTGAGATCATGGCCCTCCCAATGTTGCTTCCCTGTGGGAAAGTGATTGATCAGAGTACTCTGGACAAATACAATCAGTGTGAAGCCACGTGGGGCAGACTTCCAAATGATCCCTTCACAAACGTTCCCTTCAGCCGGAATTCCAAACCAGTCCCTCACTCGACTCTGAAAGCAAGGCTGGATTATTTCCTGCTGCATACCACGATACCGGATCGCGCTATTGTGGGGAGGACTCATGTTGGATTTGTTGCCTCGTCTACAGTGAAGAGAAAATCGGACTCCCCACAGGGCATAATCACAAATCCAACCTCAGAAGGACTAAATGCGGGCATTAGTAGGAACTCTGCTGCGATGCTAGACTGTGGCGAAAAGCGATTCAAAACAGAAACGGAAAGAACGCAGGACCCTGCACAAGATATGG GTGCGGTTTCCCATGAGCAGAGATTGTCACAAAGTCTGGATAGTGCTCTGACTTCTGCCTTAAATACTCTCCCATCCTTCACTGCTCAGCAAAGACAAGACCAGCAACAGCCAGCAGCTGGCAGCATCTCTGACTGCGCACAAG aatGGATTCCAGCCAGTTCTGATAAAGCGTGCATCTCCTGCAGAAAGTCATTCTCTGCATATTCCCAGAACATGGTTGTATACAGACTGCTCTGTGGGCACCTGATCTGCAGAGTTTGTCTGTCAGAGACACAGAAATCTTCAACACCGtcctgtttgaaatgtaactgtGCAATCTGTACTAGTGATGTTGTGCGGGTTCATCTTTAG